The Heliomicrobium gestii DNA window GCTTTCCCTGTTTTCACCAGTGTCGGCTTACCCGTTTAACCGAAATCTCTCCACCACGGTCTGCGACGACTGCGCCACTTCCATCAGCTTGTCCGCCGAAGCCGCCACCTCTTCTGAAGACGCGGCCACCTCCTGAGCGATGGCGGTCACCGCCTGGGTTGATGACGCGGCTTCTGTCGCCTTCTCATATAGGAGTTGCAACGATGTGGAGGCGGTCACCGCCATGGCCACTTGGGAATCGGCCCGTTCGATGACGCTGTCGAAGCGCCGCAACTGCCCCTTCAGCAGTTCTACCATTTCGCGCAGGCGGGCAGCGTTTTCCTGAGACTTCTGGTGCTCGGCGTCGGCTAACCGGTGGCCTTCGTTGATCGCAGAGACGGTGGCGTCGATGTCGGTGCGGATCTCGGTGATGATGGTTTGAATCCGTTGCGCTGCCTGGCGGGATTGTTCGGCCAACTTGCGGATCTCATCGGCGACGACGCCGAAGCCGAGTCCATGTTCGCCGGCGCGAGCCGCTTCAATGGCGGCGTTCAAGGCAAGCAGGTTGGTCTGGTCAGTGATATCCGTGATCGCCTGGATGATTTCCTCAATACCGGTGCTCTTTTCATGGAGTTGACTTGTTGTCTCGGCGCCTTGGCGCATCGTCTCGGCTGTCGTCTCGGATAGCGTCTGAGCCTCTTGCAGGGAGGTTGAGATCGTCTCAGACAGCCGGGTCAGTTGAAAGCCTTCTTGTGAAGCGGTTTTGCCTTCGGTGACGATATCCTGGGAGAGTATTGACAACTGTTCCATCTGTTCCACTGTCTGGGAGAGGTGGCGCGTCTGTTCGAGCAGGGTGTTTGCGACCGCTTCGTTGCTGCGGGCCAGGTGGTCGGCCGCCTTGGCCGACTGTTGGCAAGTGCCGTTTAAACTGACCGATTCGGTATTGACCAGACGGGAGGACTGCTGAATTTCACCGATCAATTGTTGCAGACCGTGAGACATCTCTTGGAAGGCATCGACCAATTGCCGGATCTCCGGTTCGCTGTAGTTGATGTCGTTTAAATGAACCGTCAGATCGCCCGATGCCAATTTGCGCGCTTGGGCGCCCATCGCCTCCAGCGGTGCGGCGATGCGCCGGCCAAAGAGGGTTGAGGCAACAAGGGAGAGGGCGATCATGCCGGCGGAGAGGCCGAGCAGGAGATAGGTCAACTTGTAAATGGGGGCAAAGAGCGTCGCTTCATCATCACGGATCAGGATGGTCAGGTTTGTAAAATCCGAATGCATCAGGGTGGCTACGTAGCGGACACCGCTGTCGCTGTAATCGGCCGTGCCGTCGGCGCCGGCGGCAGGCAGGGGATAGGGGGCGGTCTCCGTGGTTTTCGAATTGTCAGGATGGTAGAGCAGCTTTTGCTGGCTATCGACGATGATGATTTTTTTGTCCGCCGAGGAGTCGAACTCCTGGGTCCGCGTGATAAAGGAACGGATCACATCATCGACGCGCAGGTAACCGGCCAGGGCGCCCACCAGTTGGCCCCCCTCGGTGATGGGCACGGCGATGGAGAGGATCGGCTTGCCCGTCACTTTACTGATGGTGGGCACGCCGACGGCAAAGAGTTTTCCTTCCTTTAATATCGCTCGGGTGTAATCGCGGTCGGCCACATTGACATTAGCGGCGCTGTTCGAACGGGCAGTCTGCATGCCGGTCATGTCGATGACCGCGATGGCGTCCATGTCCGGAAAAACGCTGCCGAAGGATTCCAGGAGCGGTTTTTGTTCACTGAGACTCATGCTCTTGATTTTTGGCAGGCTAGAGAGTTGTTTGAGCAGGTTCCGTCGTTCTTCAATGGATTTATTCAGGTCTTGGAGCATGCTGTTGGCCCATTGGCTTTGCCGCTGGCGGATCTCCTGCTCCAGCGATGTGCTGACGGTGGAATAGGAGGTATACCCAAGAAGCAGCAGCGGCAGCAGGGAGAAGAGGACGAACCCGGCGATGAGTTTTAGGCGGAGCGACATGGTGACTACCTCCTTTATGGTGTTAGCAGAAAGAGAAATTAATTCCTTGGCCCAAAATGGACAAAAAAAGAACAAGCATATAGAATACACTTGTTCTCTCCTTTGAGAAAGTGAAAGGAGATATACCATTATTTACTTTAATATTACGGGTCGATTGGTTGCTTCGTCAAGGGGGCATAAAGAGAAACACCCCAGATTGGGGTGTTTAAGGGTAGATCTGCTTAGTAGGCGCATCCCGAACCAGGGGAGACGGGACGTTTGTTCCGAAAGGCCGTTCCTTTACGGGCCTGGTGACAGGCGAGCAGGAAGACGGTAAAATAGCCCCTAAATCTCTTTTTCATTTTACACACCCCTTGTGGTGAAAAATGGGAGGAAACGATCCAGTGAGCGTTTCGTTTTTGATGCGCACGGTGGGCTTATCGAAACAGAAGAATAAAAAGAGTTTTGAACCAATGGCTCAAAACTCTCTCTCACTACCTATGGTGGGCGATAACGGAATCGAACCGCTGACCTCTTGCATGTCAAGCAAGCGCTCTAACCATCTGAGCTAATCGCCCGGTATGAAAATGGTGCGCCCGGCAAGAATCGAACTTGCGCACCTGGTTCCGGAGACCAGTGCTCTATCCACTGAGCTACGGGCGCCTGTTAGCGACAAGTAGTAATATACCAAATAGATCGTGCTGCGTCAACAGCAATTTTTTCCGAAAAGGATATCCAAAGGGGAAAGGCAAAGTTTCTTTTAATCGAATGATCGACGGGAGAACTTTGCCTTTGCCCTGACGCCGGTTTGTCAATCCTGTCCCTGCACATCGTTGATGCCGTAGCGGAAAAAATGATTCTTGAAGTGTTGGATTGCCTTTTCGCTGACGCCGAGTTCCTGGGCCATCTCCGTGTCTGATTTGTCGGCGGCGACGCCGGCGATGAATTTATCGAAGTCGACCCCCATTTCATGGGTTTTATCAACCAAACTCTCTCGCGTTCCCCAGGGCGCACCTCGACTAGAAAAATCACTCGTTTCCTGAACACCCAGTTCCCGGGGACGGACCCCTTCTTCTGTCACGTGGCCATACAGATCGGAACGAGCGTCCAGAGCCACCCGTGTCGCTGAACCGAGATCTTCGGGAACAAAGCGATCGGGCAGAGGACGCTGGTCCCCTTTGCCTTGAGAGCCCCCCATTGTTTTCCCTCCTTGACCGTTACCTGTTCAGGGCTAGTATTCGGTCGATCGCGCCGACCTATGCCGCTATCAGATTGAAATTTTTGACGAAAAAAGCAGGAAAAACTCGGGTGTCATCATAATATCTTAGATAATTTGACAATCACAAGAAAAAGATTCCAAAAGGAATCCATTAGACCGGAGATTTCTCCGACAAACAAAGATATAGGCAGGTGGGAAGGGAATGTCACCCAAATTCGAACCGGATCATTACATAAGCCCTGGAACAGCCCATCGGTGTTTTGGCGTCGAACCGGAGGCGCTGAAACAGATGGTCATTGATGGCGTGATTCCCGGACAAGTCGAGAAAAATCGAGTCCGGATCAAGGAGGACGAATTAATCCGCGCCATTGGGGAAGGCGTAATCGGTCAATCGCCTCGCTTTTTGGGCATGTATGATGGAAAATTGAAGGAAGTATACCCCGGTGTGTTTCGCACGGTTGTGTGATGGGGAAGGAAACCAAGGGTCTGTCTTTTCATGGATAACAACGATGATCATAACGATGTAATAAACATAACACGAAAAAGAGCGCCGTGACGGCGCTCTTGCTCTTTTTTATCGCCTAGGCGCCAGCGCGATGGCTAGGGCCTAGGTACAATGTTTCATGAAGTAGATTCACGATGTGAGAAAGGCAGGGTAAAACCCCGGAGAAGGGATATGGTGCGCCCGGCAAGAATCGAACTTGCGCACCTGGTTCCGGAGACCAGTGCTCTATCCACTGAGCTACGGGCGCGATGGAGCGGGTGATGGGAATCGAACCCACGTATTCAGCTTGGGAAGCTGATGTTCTACCATTGAACTACACCCGCGTGGTGCGGTCGAGAGGACTTGAACCTCCACAGCCTTGCGACCACTAGAACCTGAATCTAGCGCGTCTGCCAATTCCGCCACGACCGCATGGTTAATGTTGACAATGGTCGGAGCGACACGATTTGAACGTGCGGCCTCTACCACCCCAAGGTAGCGCTCTACCAAACTGAGCTACGCCCCGATATTTTGTCACGAAATTTATTATAGCGCAAATAACGATTCTTTGTCAAGAAAAAAGGCGGTGAAAAATATCGCCATCGGATTTTCCGTCCTTAGCGGGGAAAGCTAAGCACTGTAAATCCTTGAAGGGCTGGTGACGGATGCGTGCGCTTCGATATCATTGTCATAGGTTCTGGAGCGGCAGGCTTGTCCTCGGCGATTCAACTGGCCCGTTACAACCATTCGGTCCTGGTCTTTGACGGAGGAGAAGGCCGGACTTCCTGGGTCCCCAAATACCATAACCTGCTGGGATATCCCCAAGGGATTACGGGGAAAGAACTGCTGCGCCTAGGGCGGGAGCAAGCCCAGATGTATGGCGCCGAGATCGTCAAGAGCCTGGTGGGGCGGATTGAAAAGACAGATGAAGGTGATTTTACCGTCACTACCAGTAGCGCCGATTACCGAAGCCGGTACCTCGTCTTTGCCACCGGTTTGACGGACATCCAGCCGGAGATCCCCAACCGTTACGAATTCGCCGGTCGATCTGTATACTACTGCCTTGACTGCAACGGATTTGAGTTCATCGGTCAGAAGGCGGCGGTGCTGGGACATACCAAGCGGGCCATCCTCAGCGCCGTTGCCCTGCTCGATTACACCCATCATGTCTTCATCGCTACCAATGGACAGCCATTGGAAGGGCGAGCGGAGTACGACGAACTTCTCAAGGAATACCGGATTGAGGTGATCGAGACGCCGGTGGAACGCTTTCAGGGGGTGGCAGGAGTGAAAGGGAAACTAAAAGCGCTGTCCTTTCAGGGCGGTTCACTCCGAGAGGTCGACAAAGCCCTGTCCACCTACGGTGTCAAAGGCAACAGCAAGCTCGCCGAGGAATTGAGTGTAGCTGTTAACGAAAGGGGACACATCATTGTCAATGACTTTATGGAAACGAACATTCCCCACATCTATGCTGTCGGGGATGTAATCAACACGACCCAGATGCTCGTCTTCGCCATTTGCGAGGGGGTAAAAGCCGCCATGTCGATCCACCGCGCCATGGAATCGAAGCGACAGCGGCTTCCGGTTCAGGATGGGCCGGACGTAAGCGATTAGAAAGGGTGACGCCGTCAGATCGGCGTCACCTTCATTTTTTTCGTGCCGAGGCTGTCCTGTTAAGAAGCGACCATTTTTTGCGAAAGGAGCAGGCGAGGGCTGGGTCAGTTGGGCTGGGATCGATCGGCCAGTTGTGATGCACTCGCCGTCGCGTCATCCAAAAGAGAGACATCAAGCGGAAGAGTGTCCCGACCGGAAAAGGCGTTCCCCTGACTGTGGCTCTCGTAATAGAGGCGATACTCCTGTTGTAACCCTTTTAATCCGTTAAACACTGCTTTTTCCCCGTATAACCAGCGAAGCATACCGGGAACCTCATTCTTGATCGTTTCCACGCAGATCGGGCTGCCCATGTCCTGCAGGCGTTGCAACTGCAAGAATACGGA harbors:
- a CDS encoding methyl-accepting chemotaxis protein; amino-acid sequence: MSLRLKLIAGFVLFSLLPLLLLGYTSYSTVSTSLEQEIRQRQSQWANSMLQDLNKSIEERRNLLKQLSSLPKIKSMSLSEQKPLLESFGSVFPDMDAIAVIDMTGMQTARSNSAANVNVADRDYTRAILKEGKLFAVGVPTISKVTGKPILSIAVPITEGGQLVGALAGYLRVDDVIRSFITRTQEFDSSADKKIIIVDSQQKLLYHPDNSKTTETAPYPLPAAGADGTADYSDSGVRYVATLMHSDFTNLTILIRDDEATLFAPIYKLTYLLLGLSAGMIALSLVASTLFGRRIAAPLEAMGAQARKLASGDLTVHLNDINYSEPEIRQLVDAFQEMSHGLQQLIGEIQQSSRLVNTESVSLNGTCQQSAKAADHLARSNEAVANTLLEQTRHLSQTVEQMEQLSILSQDIVTEGKTASQEGFQLTRLSETISTSLQEAQTLSETTAETMRQGAETTSQLHEKSTGIEEIIQAITDITDQTNLLALNAAIEAARAGEHGLGFGVVADEIRKLAEQSRQAAQRIQTIITEIRTDIDATVSAINEGHRLADAEHQKSQENAARLREMVELLKGQLRRFDSVIERADSQVAMAVTASTSLQLLYEKATEAASSTQAVTAIAQEVAASSEEVAASADKLMEVAQSSQTVVERFRLNG
- a CDS encoding NAD(P)/FAD-dependent oxidoreductase — protein: MRFDIIVIGSGAAGLSSAIQLARYNHSVLVFDGGEGRTSWVPKYHNLLGYPQGITGKELLRLGREQAQMYGAEIVKSLVGRIEKTDEGDFTVTTSSADYRSRYLVFATGLTDIQPEIPNRYEFAGRSVYYCLDCNGFEFIGQKAAVLGHTKRAILSAVALLDYTHHVFIATNGQPLEGRAEYDELLKEYRIEVIETPVERFQGVAGVKGKLKALSFQGGSLREVDKALSTYGVKGNSKLAEELSVAVNERGHIIVNDFMETNIPHIYAVGDVINTTQMLVFAICEGVKAAMSIHRAMESKRQRLPVQDGPDVSD